The following DNA comes from Cellulomonas soli.
CAGGAGGCCGACCTGGTGAAGGTCGACATCCTGCTCCAGGGCGAGACCGTCGACGCGTTCAGCGCGATCGTCCACAAGGACAAGGCCTACGCGTACGGCGTCATGATGACCGCCAAGCTCAAGGACCTCATCCCGCGCCAGCAGTTCGAGGTGCCCATCCAGGCGGCCATCGGTGCGCGGATCATCGCGCGCGAGACCATCCGGGCCATCCGCAAGGACGTCCTGGCCAAGTGCTACGGCGGTGACATCACCCGTAAGCGCAAGCTGCTGGAGAAGCAGAAGGAGGGCAAGAAGCGCATGAAGACCATCGGTCGGGTCGACGTGCCGCAGGAGGCCTTCATCGCTGCGCTGTCCTCGGAGGCGGCCGGCAGCAAGGACGGCAAGGACGCCAAGAAGAAGTGACTCAGGCCGCGTCGAGAGCGGTGGCCGCCCCGCGCTAGCGCGACGCGCGCGAGGTTCCCAGCAGCGGGATGCGACGGGGTGGGGGACCACGGGCGGGTGCGACCATGGAGGCATGCCCCCCACGCTCCCGCAGGGTGACCCCGTGCCCGACGACGGTGCCCTGCCCGCCTCCGCGGGAGGGCCGACGGACCGGGCGTTCGGGGTGTACCTGCACGTGCCGTTCTGCACGGTGCGCTGCGGGTACTGCGACTTCAACACCTACACCGCCACCGAGCTGGGCGGCGGGGCCAGCCAGGACGCGTACGCCACGACCGCGCTGGCCGAGGTGGCGCTCGCGGCCACGGTGCTGGACGACGCGGGGGTGCCCGCACGGCCCGTGCAGACCGTCTTCGTCGGTGGCGGGACGCCGACGGTGCTCCCCGTGGGCGACCTCGTGCGGATGCTCGACGGGCTGCGGACGACGTGGGGACTGGCGCCGGGCGCCGAGGTCACGACCGAGGCGAACCCGGACTCGGTGACCCCGCAGTCGTTGGCCGCGCTCGCGGCCGGCGGGTTCACCCGGGTGTCGTTCGGCATGCAGTCCGCCGTGCCGCACGTGCTGGCCACGCTGGAGCGCACGCACGACCCGCGGCGCATCCCCGACGTCGTGCGATGGGCCAGGGAGGCGGGTCTGGCGGTGTCCCTCGACCTGATCTACGGCACACCGGGGGAGTCGCTCGACGACTGGCGCACGAGCGTCGAGGCGGCACTGGCCACCGGGGTGGACCACGTCTCGGCGTACGCGCTGGTCGTCGAGCAGGGCACCCGGATGGCCGTGCAGGTGCGCCGCGGCGAGCTGACGCTGCCCGACGAGGACGACCAGGCCGCCAAGTACGAGCTGGTCGACGACCTGCTGACGGCGGCCGGGCTGCACTGGTACGAGGTGTCGAACTGGGCGCGCACGCCCGCCGACGCCTGCCGGCACAACCTCGCCTACTGGCGGGGCGACGACTGGTGGGGCATCGGGCCGGGGGCGCACAGCCACGTCGGCGGCGTGCGGTGGTGGAACGTGAAGCACCCGCGCGCGTACGCGGACCGGCTGGCCGCGGGACTCAGCCCGGCCGCGGGGCGTGAGGTGCTCGACGCGGACACGGTCGAGCTGGAGCGGGTGATGCTGGGGGTGCGGCTCGCCGAAGGCCTGCTCGTCAGCGACGTCCCGGCGGCCGGCCGGCCTGCGGTCGCCTCGCTCGTAGCCGACGGCCTCCTCGACGCCCGCGCGGCGATCCGCGGGACGCGGGACGACGGGGTCCGCGAACCGCG
Coding sequences within:
- the hemW gene encoding radical SAM family heme chaperone HemW, whose product is MPPTLPQGDPVPDDGALPASAGGPTDRAFGVYLHVPFCTVRCGYCDFNTYTATELGGGASQDAYATTALAEVALAATVLDDAGVPARPVQTVFVGGGTPTVLPVGDLVRMLDGLRTTWGLAPGAEVTTEANPDSVTPQSLAALAAGGFTRVSFGMQSAVPHVLATLERTHDPRRIPDVVRWAREAGLAVSLDLIYGTPGESLDDWRTSVEAALATGVDHVSAYALVVEQGTRMAVQVRRGELTLPDEDDQAAKYELVDDLLTAAGLHWYEVSNWARTPADACRHNLAYWRGDDWWGIGPGAHSHVGGVRWWNVKHPRAYADRLAAGLSPAAGREVLDADTVELERVMLGVRLAEGLLVSDVPAAGRPAVASLVADGLLDARAAIRGTRDDGVREPRVVLTRRGRLLADAVVRALVG